The stretch of DNA GCGCAGCCGGTTCGGCCTCGCCGAGTGCCATGCCGACATCGAGGCCTGCTACCGGATGATCGCGGCAACCGGGGTTATCCCGCTGTCGGTCGGCGGCGACCATTCGATCTCCGGCGCCATCCTCAAGGGCCTGGCGGCCGGCCAGCCGGTCGGCATGATCCACATCGACGCTCATTGCGACACCGCTGGTCCCTATGAGGGCTCGAAGTTCCATCACGGCGCGCCCTTCCGCGAGGCGGTTCTGGCGGGCGTGCTCGATCCGAAGCGTACGATCCAGATCGGCATCCGCGGCGGCGGCGAATATCTCTGGGAGTTCTCCTTTGTCTCCGGCATGACCGTCATCCACGCCGAAGAGGTGGCGGAGATGGGCCTCAAGGCTGTGATCGCAAAGGCTCTAGAGGTTGTCGGCGCCGGTCCGACCTATCTCAGTTTCGACGTCGACAGCCTCGATCCGGCCTTCGCTCCGGGAACCGGCACGCCGGAAGTCGGCGGGCTTCAGCCGAGGGAGGCCCTGACCCTGCTGCGCGGCTTCAAAGGCATCAACCTCATCGGCGGCGACGTCGTGGAAATCGCGCCGCAATACGACAACACCACCAACACCGCGCAGATCGCCGCGCAGGTCCTGTTCGAACTCCTGTGCCTCGCGATGTTCAGTCCCGCGGTCAGGACAAAGCTGACCTGAGAACCAGCTCCACAACGGCAGCGTGCCTCGTGCCCGCTGCCATCCATCACCTGTCGCACAACACGTCTCAAAAAGGGGAACGACATGACTGCTCTTATGAAGTTGCGTTACACCGCCACCGCGGCAATTGCCGTTTTCGGCATCCTGGCAGGGGCCGCGCAGGCCGACGAACTTGCCGATATCAAGGCCGCAGGCGAAATCAACATCGGCATCTTCTCCGATTTCCCGCCCTTCTCTTCGGCAAGCGCCGATATGAGCATCAAGGGCTATGACGTCGACGTCGCCCAGAAGATCGCCGACGGGCTCGGCGTGAAACTC from Rhizobium leguminosarum bv. trifolii WSM1325 encodes:
- a CDS encoding agmatinase (TIGRFAM: agmatinase~PFAM: Arginase/agmatinase/formiminoglutamase~KEGG: pol:Bpro_2025 agmatinase) gives rise to the protein MEDPHFRAVAASVFKDGDSRKWPFADPATFLDARFIENGLRPEVLEALDVALIGVPMDLGVTNRAGARLGPRAVRAIERIGPYEHVLRVAPMGGLKVADVGDVPMRSRFGLAECHADIEACYRMIAATGVIPLSVGGDHSISGAILKGLAAGQPVGMIHIDAHCDTAGPYEGSKFHHGAPFREAVLAGVLDPKRTIQIGIRGGGEYLWEFSFVSGMTVIHAEEVAEMGLKAVIAKALEVVGAGPTYLSFDVDSLDPAFAPGTGTPEVGGLQPREALTLLRGFKGINLIGGDVVEIAPQYDNTTNTAQIAAQVLFELLCLAMFSPAVRTKLT